The following nucleotide sequence is from Hydrogenispora ethanolica.
ATGGGCCGTAAGAACTGGCTGTTTTCCAACACGCCCAACGGTGCGAGGGCTAGTGCGGTCTATTACAGCCTCATTGTTTCCGCCAAGGAAAATGGTCTTGTGCCTTTTGAATACCTGACAAAAGTTTTCACCCAGGCTCCAAACGGCGCGCGCCTCGAAAATCTCTTGCCCTGGAGGGTGTGACCCCTGGATTG
It contains:
- a CDS encoding transposase domain-containing protein, giving the protein MGRKNWLFSNTPNGARASAVYYSLIVSAKENGLVPFEYLTKVFTQAPNGARLENLLPWRV